Proteins encoded in a region of the Anopheles aquasalis chromosome 2, idAnoAquaMG_Q_19, whole genome shotgun sequence genome:
- the LOC126578295 gene encoding phosphatidylcholine:ceramide cholinephosphotransferase 1-like isoform X3 translates to MEINTRGKKGGPQLDLKTVEMEVPDSYEYSPGKHNHQQQPAYAAHHPASPYHQQTAAQQQSQSEAGSPASDAVMIKIDVSSPVRGGDDQQRYPKEIGKTLLALLFLAFNFFLATVSLSLVHDRVPDRDTHEPLPDAFLDRVAPQDWALDVSEILIMVVVNSCVVLITFHKHRFIVMRRVFLLLSILYLMRSMTMYVTVLPVSSRTYYCSPKSNASSATVIVKRAFQLISGMGLSINGKQIYCGDYIYSGHTVTLVLGYLVISEYSPKRFWPIHWLYWAASMTGVVMVLVAHGHYTVDVLIAYYATTRLFWTYHTLANNSLLLKQNGNNYIGREWWYPGFRYFERNVRGPIPLQYDLPISMPAAWMKKSPKLPGRES, encoded by the exons GAAGTGCCCGATTCGTACGAGTACAGCCCGGGAAAGCataatcaccagcagcagccagcctaTGCTGCACATCATCCTGCTTCACCGTACCACCAACAGACTGCGGCCCAGCAACAGAGCCAATCGGAGGCCGGAAGTCCGGCTAGCGATGCGGTGATGATCAAGATCGATGTATCCTCGCCGGTACGCGGCGGGGATGATCAGCAACGGTATCCGAAAGAGATTGGCAAAActctgctggcgctgctgtttCTAGCCTTCAATTTCTTCCTCGCCACCGTATCGCTCTCGCTGGTACACGATCGCGTGCCCGATCGAGACACACACGAGCCGCTGCCGGATGCATTTCTGGATCGGGTTGCGCCCCAGGATTGGGCGCTCGATGTGAGCGAAATCCTCATCATGGTCGTGGTGAATTCCTGTGTTGTGTTGATCACCTTCCACAAGCATCGCTTCATTGTGATGCGGCGAGTGTTTCTACTGCTCTCGATCCTCTATCTGAtgcgatcgatgacgatgtaCGTGACGGTGTTGCCGGTTTCGAGCCGTACCTACTACTGCAGCCCAAAATCGAACGCCAGCAGTGCGACGGTGATCGTCAAGCGTGCCTTCCAGCTCATTTCCGGTATGGGCCTTTCGATCAACGGGAAGCAGATCTACTGCGGTGACTACATCTACAGTGGCCACACGGTGACGCTCGTGTTGGGCTACCTAGTGATATCGGAAT ATTCACCGAAACGATTCTGGCCTATCCACTGGCTGTACTGGGCTGCGAGCATGACCGGTGTGGTGATGGTACTAGTGGCTCACGGCCACTACACGGTCGACGTACTGATTGCTTACTACGCCACGACGAGACTCTTCTGGACGTACCATACGCTAGCGAACAATAGCttacttttgaag caaaacgGCAACAATTACATTGGCCGCGAGTGGTGGTACCCGGGCTTCCGGTACTTTGAGCGTAACGTACGCGGCCCGATACCACTCCAGTACGATCTGCCGATTTCGATG